In Archocentrus centrarchus isolate MPI-CPG fArcCen1 chromosome 21, fArcCen1, whole genome shotgun sequence, the following are encoded in one genomic region:
- the LOC115800699 gene encoding potassium voltage-gated channel subfamily E member 2 — MTASDWSNFTLRLEESLTNTLSHFLDNWRRNVTAAANALENTMAEENFRDVTWYLAVMIGIFAFILVAMLVSTVKSKRREHSNDPYHQYIKEDWTAQIQQSDTASR; from the coding sequence ATGACTGCATCTGATTGGTCTAACTTTACCCTTCGACTGGAGGAGTCCCTCACCAACACTTTGAGTCACTTCCTGGATAACTGGAGGCGTAATGTGACCGCTGCAGCCAACGCTCTGGAGAACACTATGGCTGAGGAGAACTTCAGGGATGTGACCTGGTATCTCGCCGTGATGATTGGCATATTTGCCTTCATTCTTGTGGCCATGCTGGTGAGCACAGTCAAATCTAAAAGGAGGGAGCACTCTAACGACCCCTACCACCAGTACATCAAGGAGGACTGGACTGCTCAGATACAGCAGAGTGATACTGCATCCAGATAA